The proteins below come from a single Miscanthus floridulus cultivar M001 chromosome 1, ASM1932011v1, whole genome shotgun sequence genomic window:
- the LOC136484585 gene encoding uncharacterized protein has product MDCSKRSAAAVASLPDDTLVEILSRVPFKSLCRCKCVSKAWRDLITDPLNRKKLPQTLEGFFFIVNSCVDDSDSDSGDDGEDIGSDGGSDNFDSDGDGEDSGSGRGGKNSDSDNGDGEDSGSDGGGDDSQSANGDGEDKSGDDGGGDDNDSDDGDGEDSSSDGSDNDNLRHQVCVHFIDMLGRPPRPVDHCFPFLTELPGIVNIFVLDDCNGLLLFGCFQGSGESLSKSYIVSNPATEQWVVVPDPDMKWLSFAYLVFDRAASSHFHLVQIRWDMIPVHIYSSKSGVWSPVRSDWGDLRMALGLGIAYANGMLYAVLYKGDQIAVMDVEGNTRKIIPVPFQEGDEFRPCSDYVGQSQGRLHLIYHADLGHHEISPEQQNNKLFIWVLEDYDTEEWVLKDTVSFLKLFGQTINGFEVVAIHPDQNLVYLQHFNRELISYNMDSKEVCHLCTLGTGYRSITPYVPYCKELSTLENKH; this is encoded by the coding sequence ATGGACTGCTCCAAGAGGAGCGCGGCCGCGGTGGCCAGCCTCCCTGACGACACCCTGGTGGAGATCCTCTCCCGCGTTCCGTTTAAGTCACTCTGCCGCTGCAAGTGCGTCTCTAAGGCCTGGCGCGACCTCATCACTGACCCCCTCAACCGCAAGAAGCTACCCCAGACCCTAGAAGGGTTCTTCTTCATTGTCAACAGCTGCGTCGACGACTCCGACAGTGACAGTGGAGACGATGGCGAAGACATCGGCAGTGATGGAGGCAGCGACAACTTTGACAGTGATGGAGACGGCGAAGACAGTGGCAGTGGTAGAGGTGGCAAAAACTCCGACAGTGATAACGGAGATGGTGAAGACAGCGGCAGTGATGGAGGCGGCGACGATAGCCAGAGTGCCAATGGAGATGGTGAAGACAAGAGCGGTGACGATGGAGGTGGCGACGACAATGACagtgatgatggagatggtgaAGACAGCAGTAGTGATGGAAGCGACAACGACAACTTGCGACACCAAGTCTGTGTGCATTTCATCGACATGTTAGGGAGACCCCCGCGTCCTGTGGACCATTGCTTCCCGTTCCTGACTGAGCTGCCGGGGATTGTGAACATCTTTGTCTTGGATGACTGCAATGGCCTCCTCCTCTTTGGCTGTTTCCAGGGATCAGGCGAATCACTTAGCAAGAGCTATATTGTGTCCAACCCTGCGACTGAGCAATGGGTCGTTGTGCCCGACCCTGACATGAAATGGCTGTCGTTCGCCTATTTGGTTTTCGATCGGGCTGCCTCTTCCCACTTCCATTTGGTCCAGATCAGGTGGGACATGATACCAGTGCACATCTACTCGTCTAAATCTGGGGTGTGGAGTCCTGTCAGAAGTGACTGGGGTGACCTTCGCATGGCACTTGGCTTAGGCATCGCATATGCTAATGGCATGCTGTATGCGGTCTTGTATAAGGGGGATCAGATAGCTGTGATGGACGTGGAAGGCAACACAAGGAAGATCATCCCTGTGCCCTTTCAGGAGGGCGATGAGTTCCGGCCGTGTTCTGATTATGTTGGCCAGTCTCAAGGTCGTTTGCATTTGATTTACCATGCTGACCTGGGTCATCATGAAATCTCCCCAGAACAGCAGAATAATAAATTGTTCATATGGGTTCTTGAGGACTATGATACAGAAGAATGGGTCCTGAAGGACACTGTAAGCTTTTTGAAGCTGTTTGGCCAAACGATCAATGGCTTCGAAGTGGTTGCAATCCATCCAGATCAAAATTTGGTATATCTTCAGCACTTTAACCGGGAGCTGATATCATATAACATGGACAGCAAGGAAGTGTGTCATCTCTGCACTCTTGGAACTGGCTATCGGTCCATCACTCCATATGTTCCTTACTGCAAAGAGTTGTCAACACTTGAAAATAAGCACTGA
- the LOC136484569 gene encoding uncharacterized protein, with translation MKRQQHRKNYPSGIRSADGQTTLKSFLFKPRVVDVVPPLEGVIEAPICPPEPPKREIVRVTKAIIKEKPSAFSSVGSAGKDGGGGVGGALSAAVFKRFHSSAPGARAQAGHEEAGEDGDLDFGGPGEARLDVQETGAESRREPRSKRKSPLGGDEHGSDAKARRVVVLGDDPRPRPASWRGRARPTRGGEGGRALYNHYASGGGWWHGDMEGVDGEEVGWTDDMWEGMGSVTLGGLEWH, from the exons ATGAAGCGGCAGCAGCACCGGAAGAATTACCCGAGCGGGATCCGGTCGGCCGATGGGCAGACCACGCTCAAATCCTTTCTCTTCAAGCCCAG GGTTGTCGATGTGGTGCCGCCGCTGGAGGGGGTGATAGAGGCGCCGATCTGTCCGCCGGAGCCGCCGAAGCGGGAGATTGTCAGAGTTACCAAGGCGATCATTAAGGAGAAACCGAGCGCGTTCTCCTCGGTGGGCTCCGCGGGGAAGGACGGGGGCGGCGGCGTTGGCGGCGCTTTGAGCGCCGCGGTCTTCAAGCGGTTCCACAGTTCAGCCCCAGGGGCGAGAGCGCAAGCCGGCCACGAGGAGGCAGGGGAAGACGGCGACCTCGACTTCGGGGGTCCAGGCGAGGCCCGGCTGGACGTCCAGGAGACCGGGGCGGAGAGCCGCCGCGAACCCAGGAGTAAGCGGAAGAGCCCCCTTG GCGGCGACGAGCACGGGAGCGACGCCAAGGCCAGACGCGTGGTGGTGCTCGGCGACGACCCGAGGCCGCGGCCGGCGAGCTGGCGGGGGCGCGCGAGGCCCACCCGCGGCGGTGAGGGCGGCCGCGCTCTGTACAACCACT ACGCGAGCGGGGGCGGGTGGTGGCACGGCGACATGGAGGGCGTGGACGGGGAAGAGGTCGGCTGGACGGACGACATGTGGGAGGGGATGGGATCCGTCACGCTCGGCGGCCTGGAGTGGCACTAG